GCGCGGGCCGCGCTCAGCAGGGCTGTCGTGGACGTCATGCGGGTGGGGGGTTGCCAGGTCCAGGTGCGTACGGAGGTGAAGCCGGCCGCCAGGACCGTGTGCGCGAGGGCCGGGAGCGCGGTGGGGAGCCACTTCTCGTGGGCAGCGAGGAGCATGCGGCCGCCGGGGCGCAGGATGCGATGGAGTTCGGTGAGGCCGGCGGGTACGTCGGGCCAGAGTTGGAGGTTGTTGACGGAGAGCACGACGTCGACGGAGTTGTCGGGCTCGCCGGTGCGGGCGGCGGTGCCGGCGCTGAGGCGGAGGCGGCCCCGGGCGATTGCGGGCGCGCAGCGGCGGCGGGCCATGGCGAGCATGACGTCGGACGGGTCGACGCCGATCACGTGGGCGCAGCGGCGGGCCGCGGCGTCGAGCCCGATTCCGGGGCCGGGCCCGACGACCAGGACGACCTCCTGTTCGGTGGGCGCGGCGAGGGCGACGACATGCCGCTCGGTGGCGGCGTTGCCGTGCGCCATGAGTCGGCCGCCGAGACGGCCGAGCAGCCCGGTGGGCTGACCGAACCCCTTGGTCAAAAGTCGCTGGGTGATGCTCTGCACGTCGCCATGGAAGCACGTGGAGAGCGGTCAGCCGTGTCGAGGCACGCCCGGCGGGGACCCAGATCGACGATCATTCCGCCGCAGCATGAGGATGCGTACCGCAGGTGAAGGCGAGGATGTCTGCGGCAGCTTCGCTCAGACTGGCGAAGTGCCGGTGCACGCCGTCCACCGCGGCGGGAGCGTTGACCCCCCACACCGTCATGCCGGCGCGCAGCCCGGACAGCACGCCGGTGGGGGCGTCTTCGACGACGAGGCAGTCCTGCGGCGCGGCACCCAACCGCTGGGCAGCCAGCAGATACGGGACCGGTGAGGGCTTGCCCTCCGCCACGGAGGCGGCATCGACGATGACCTCCGGGGCCGGCAGCCCGGTCCGGGCGAAGCGCCCGAGCACCCGGTGTTCGTAGTTGGACGTCACCAGCGCCCATCCGCCGGTCGGCAGCGCCTCCAGCAGCTCCGCCGCACCCTCGAACGCCCCGTACACCCCCGAGCGGACGTCCTCGTCCTCCAGCTCGTGCAGCAGGGCGAGGCACTCCTGTGGATCACGTCCGGCAGCCA
Above is a genomic segment from Streptomyces sp. NBC_01233 containing:
- a CDS encoding class I SAM-dependent methyltransferase → MQSITQRLLTKGFGQPTGLLGRLGGRLMAHGNAATERHVVALAAPTEQEVVLVVGPGPGIGLDAAARRCAHVIGVDPSDVMLAMARRRCAPAIARGRLRLSAGTAARTGEPDNSVDVVLSVNNLQLWPDVPAGLTELHRILRPGGRMLLAAHEKWLPTALPALAHTVLAAGFTSVRTWTWQPPTRMTSTTALLSAARAHDPAAHPSGEEPPEAPEIDRGPSGRG
- a CDS encoding HAD family hydrolase, translated to MIGDSDGLGAKKFVLFDVDGTLIDAVDNQRRVWGVWGVWAQRYGLDPDEVYRVALRTRPMETFAQVAAGRDPQECLALLHELEDEDVRSGVYGAFEGAAELLEALPTGGWALVTSNYEHRVLGRFARTGLPAPEVIVDAASVAEGKPSPVPYLLAAQRLGAAPQDCLVVEDAPTGVLSGLRAGMTVWGVNAPAAVDGVHRHFASLSEAAADILAFTCGTHPHAAAE